The DNA region CGTCTGCTTGCCGATTAAATCGCTTGAAGAACCCACACCGGATTTGGGAATATTTTTATCCCCATAGTATATATCGCCGGATGCAATAATTGTTGAATAGTCAGGCAAATTCCGGCTATACGATAGTCCGCCGCCAGTATCAAAAACTTCATTGCCTTCCTTCCGGCGGACCGTATCGAAATTTTCATCCTTAAAGAGAAAATGATTCGCTGCCCGGTTCGTAAATATATTGGCAGTAACAGAGTACTTTTCCGCCCCATAGGAACCAAAAAGGGAGTAATTCTGCGAGTCCAGAAGGTCCTCATAATGAGGCTTTTCCACATTGCCATCCTGCTTCCGGTATTTTCCGGGCATGGCTGACGTGTTCGATATACTACCCCCCAGCCGTAAACCTGGTTTTTCCTTCTTCACTGTAATAATATTGATAACCCCGCCAAGGGCACCTGAAACATTGTATTTAGAATCTGAGCCCCCATAGATAACTTCAATCTTGTCTATGGAAGAGGGATCTATCTGGCTTAAATCAAAGCCGCCGGCTACGAGAGAATTAGCGGGAACCCCGTCAATGAGAAAAGCAATGCGATTGGAATCAAAACCCCTCATATTGATATTCGTCTGGTTCCCGTAAGCACCATAACTGGTTATCCCCATATCCAAGGTTTCCTGAAGCAGGGTTGCAAGATCATGGGTATTCTGTTTCTCAATTTCTTCTTTGCTGATTACCCTCATGTGCTGGGTAGTCTCGGTGCTTTCCGTTACGGTAATACCCTCCCCTTCCATAAAGAGGGTATCATCCCATTCCTCTTCCTGAGAAAAAACCGAGCCGGGGATGCTTAAAAAGAGAATCCAGGCCGAAAGTATCCTTCCGACCCGGAGAAAACGTCCCTTCATCATATTAGTTGAAAGTTTTTATAAAGCCCATTACTGCCTGCTCAGGGGAGCAGCCTGCAATGCTGATGCACCTCCGTACCGTTCAGCATTTACAGGGCTGAATTTTAGTATGGCTTCTTCCAGTGTTATTACTTCCACATGATCGTTGTCAGGGTACTTATCGGAAGTAGCGACATCGTATGCGCTTCCCATTATTACTGAGCCTGATTCCAGCTTACGATAATAAACAGCCTGATAGGAGCCAGGGGCGGTATAAGCTGTAATTGATTTTGGATTATCATATTTAACAATAATAGCTCCTGCGGCTAAACTAAAATTGTAAACATATACAATATTAGCGGAAAACCCCAATCCATATCCCCCATCGTTATAAATGAGCCTGGTATTGCTTATTTCATAACCATCATAGACGTTGGCCCAGGAACCAATAAGTCCCGGGTTGAGCTGGTGACCATCCTCAAATTCTTCACCATCCATATCGCACCCAGTCAGGGATAGTGCCCCCGCAACAAGGCCCAGCACGAGAAACAGGAAAATCGCCCGCCCGAAAGCGCGGGTTTTCCCAACCGAAAAATTGTGTGTAAACATGGCTCTCTCCTTTCCGAAGAAAAGGAGCCCGGGAACAGGAACGGACCTTAATCCGCAGTTCCCCGTGGAAAAAATGCCGATTAAATTTCGGATTTTTTCTCTAGGCTCTATCCTCGAAGCCTGAAAAAATTTGTTTGGCCCCCGCGTTGTCCTCCCGCGGAAAGCCTGGTCCCTAAAGGGGCCTACGCATACCAAAGTCTCCTGGCTTCCGGGTTTTCAGTCGGAACTGAACCAATTCTGCCGGCCTTCCCAGCCAGAATCACCTGTTGGAACAGGGATCCTTTAGCCAGTGGCCGTAAACGGCGGAATCGGCGAACATCAAGGCATTCTGGGCCTTAATGTTGAAATTCGGTTACAGTTACGGGACAGCGGAGGATTTTCACCTCGCTTCCTCTGAAATATGCACTTTTAAGTATATAGGTGATTTGGGACGCCGTCAAGTAAAATTTTATGAGGCGAATGAAGCAATGGTCAGGATACCTTCAATATCGAGGCAGCCCGCAAGTTCCGCCGCAAAGGCATCCAGGGCTGCTTCAACCCTTACGGTTTGATCAATCCCATCTGAGATAAGGCCAAGCTTGGCCAACCACCGCGAGCGCTGCCTGGGATCGTCAAACAGGCGATGAATATAGCAGCCGGCAACACGCCCATCCTGACTGACCGCGCCGTCCAGGGCGCCATTGGAAAATTGGAGCAGGGGGACGGCGCCGGGGTCAAGCTCGGTTCGCCCGCAATGGATTTCATACCCCCGGAAAGGCGTGTGATCGCCCAGGCTGATTCCATCGACTTCCGTCACACGCTTATCCTCGGTAAGCACGGTGCGCACCGGCAGCAGGCCAAGCCCCGGGACTTCCCCCGGCGTTCCTTCCAGGCCCAGGGGATCCGCTATGGTTTTCCCCAGCATCTGGTAGCCCCCGCAGAGGCCCAGCACATGCCCGCCCCGCCTGATATGGGCGGCCAAGTCCAGGTCCCAACCCTGGGCCCGGAAAAACGCCAGGTCGCTGATGGTGGTTTTGCTTCCGGGCAAAATGATCAGCCGGGCATTTCCCGGCAAAGCCTGTCCCGGCGGCACATGGACGATTCGCACCGAGGCTTCAGCATCCAGGGCGTCAAAGTCATCGGAGTTCGATATGTGGGGAAGCAGGGGAATCGCTATGGTCACCCCATCCTTGCCGGCCATATCCGCGGGTATAGCATCTTCCTCGGGCAGGCTGCGCGCTGCGGCAATCCAGGGCACAATCCCCAAACCACGCCAGCCGGTCGATTTTTCAA from Treponema primitia ZAS-2 includes:
- a CDS encoding cobyric acid synthase → MPAIMLQGTGSDVGKSVLVAGLCRLFANRGLKVRPFKAQNMSNNAAPTADGGEIGRAQALQAQGCRVPPSVDMNPVLLKPESNTDAQVIVQGKVYGKLRAEDFNDGRTSLIGPVMQSFERLRAESDLVIVEGAGSPAEINLRNGDIANMGFARPAGVPVILVGDIDRGGVIASLVGTKAVLDPEDAAMIKGFLINRFRGDVRLFHDGYRSIEKSTGWRGLGIVPWIAAARSLPEEDAIPADMAGKDGVTIAIPLLPHISNSDDFDALDAEASVRIVHVPPGQALPGNARLIILPGSKTTISDLAFFRAQGWDLDLAAHIRRGGHVLGLCGGYQMLGKTIADPLGLEGTPGEVPGLGLLPVRTVLTEDKRVTEVDGISLGDHTPFRGYEIHCGRTELDPGAVPLLQFSNGALDGAVSQDGRVAGCYIHRLFDDPRQRSRWLAKLGLISDGIDQTVRVEAALDAFAAELAGCLDIEGILTIASFAS